The genomic region GAGCGGTCCCGCGGCCCGGTGACGACGCTGTTCTCGCCGGTCCCCGACCACAAGGTCCCGTATCTCGGGCCGGTACTGCTGGATCTCGACGAGACCGGGGCCGACCGCGAGCGACGGCGGCGATCGTTCCTCGACGCCGCGCTCTCCTGCCTCCGGGAGCGGTTCGGGCCCAGCTACGTCCACGTCCGGACGACGCCGCGGTACGACGATCCCCGGCAGTTCGCCTGGCGTGGGTTCGACGTGAGCCCGCAACACACCTACGTCGTCGACATGACGCCCGACCCCGACGACCTGCTCGATTCCTTCAGCAGCGACGCCCGCCGGAACGTCCGCGACCCGCCCGCGGACGTCGAGATCCGCGAGGGCGGACACGACGCCATCGACCGGATCATCGAGCAGGTCATCGCACGCCACGACGAGCAGGGGGAGACCTACCTCGTCACGCCGGCGTACGTCCGGGACCTGTACGACGCGCTCTCGGCCGGCGTCGTCCGCCCGTACGAGGTCCGGTTCGAGGGCGCGTTCGTCGGTGGGATGGTCACGCTGGAGTCGGGGGACACGATCTACCGGTGGCAGGGCGGGGCCAAACCCGACGCCGACGCGCCGGTCAACGACCTGCTCGACTGGCACGTCATGCGCGAGGCGCGGGACCGCGGCCGGGAGTACTACGACCTCGTCGGCGCGAACAACCGCCGGATCGCTCAGTATAAATCCAAGTTCGCACCGGAACTGGCGACGTTCTACAGCATGGAGTCAAGTACCCGTACGATGTCGCTGGTCTCGACGCTGTACAAACGGTTTCGGTGAGTCAGAGCGGAGACGTCACACCTTCACACACCGTGGTCGCGGAACCGTTCGATGTCGACGTCGACCGGGAGCGAGTCGAAGTCGTCGTCACCGCCGACGACGAGTGTGGCGTCCTCGGTGGCAGCCAGCGCTACGGCGTACGCATCGGCCAGCGATATACTCCCATCCGCTTTCACTTCGCCAGCGACCCGCCAGTCCGCTCGCTCTACACTCACGCCCGCACGGCGAAGCGTCCGCAGGTCACGGTCCGCCGTCCGGAGCGACTCGGGCGTCGGTTCGTCGTCGCCAGTCCCCTCGAACCGGGCGACGAGATAGTACACTTCGCTGGCGTTGGTTGCCGAGAGCAGACCGCGAACAGCCCCGGAATCGACCGCCGACAGCAACTCGCCGACACGCTCGTGACCCGGTTCGTCGTAGAGGAACGCGACGATGGCCTCGGTGTCGAAGACGTATGCCTCGCTCATCGGTGGCTCCGGGTCACTCCCCGGACGAGGGCCGGAGGTCCTCGACGCGGTCGGCCTCGCGACGCTTCTCCGCCGCTTTCAGCTCGCGGACTTTCGCCGTGACCGCCCCTGGTTCGCGCTCGCCGGCGTGGATCCCGTGGAGTTCTTCGAGCGTCGGGACGGGCTCGATGACGATGCGGTCGCCCTCCTCGTAGACGAACACCTCACCCGGCGTCTCGATCCCGAACTTCTCCCGGAGCGACTTCGGAATGGTCGCCTGCCCCTTCTGAGACACGCGTACAACCTCCGCTTCTGCTGTATTACTCGACATCTGTTATTATACACTACAAACTTCGTACTACTAAATCCATCGCTGTACAGATAACGGGGCGACATCACTCACGCACGGTCGGATACTGACCCGCTCGCGGACCGCCTCACTGACACCGGGACAGCGACACGCCGGTCCGGAACGACCGTCGCTTCGCGGTCGCGTTCTCGAGGACGAGCGGATCACCCGTCACGTCGACGGTGCTGTCGGTCACGACGTGGCCCCGCGAGTTCGTCAGGTGGATGCCGTTGCGCTGGCGACCGCCCTGGTGGACGCAGAGCCGTTCGAATCGACAGCCGTTCCGCCCGGCGATGGTGATCGCCGACTCGCCGCTGGCCGCGCCGACGACGCGGACGTTCTCGACGTCGAGGGAGCCCGTGCCGATCTCCTGCCGGGCCTTCTCGCCCGGTTGCTTCGCGTTGATCGCCGGCACGTCGTCCACGTCGGTCTGGAATCGGGAGTCACGGACCGTCGCGGACTGTAACCACTCGGCCATGGTGATCGCGCCGTCGCTCCCGGTGACCGACCGGATCTCCACGCTGACGTCGTCGACGAGGACGTTCCCGCCCTCGCGCAGTCGGATCCCGCGCATGTTCTCCAGTCCCTCCCGGGTCGAGTCGCAGGTGACCCGGACGTTCTTCACGACGCTGTCGCCGCTGACGCGAACGCTCGCGATGCCGTTGTCGGCGTAGTGGCCGCCGATCACCCTGACGGGGCCTTTCGCCGGCGATGCATAGAGGCCGTTGTCCGGCCAGCCGCCGACCTCACAGTCGACGAAGGACAGCTCGCCGACGCTCGACTCGCCGACGTAGATCCCGGTGTTCGTGAACTCCGTCGAGCCACCGTGTGGAAGCCGGAGCCCTTCGACACGGCCCGTGCCGTTCTCGCTCGTCACGTCGAAGCGCATGCTGTCCTGATCCACGTCCTGCCGGCCGTGGACGGTCACGTCGCGGACGAGCAACCCGTCGTCCACGGCGCAGTACAGCGGTCGCGCGCCGGTCCGGTCGGCCGTCACGTCGAAGTCGATTCCCTCGAATCGGAGATCGGTCGCCGTTCCGTCGCCGCCGAACACCAGGAGTGCCTCGGCGAACCCCTCGGGCGGGCGAAAGAGCGCGCGGTCGCCGACGAGTCCGAGGTTCGAAACCGATCCGCGCTCGACCGGTTCGGCGAACTGGTACTCACCGCGCGGGAAGTAAAGCAGCGTGTCGTCGTCGATCTCGCTCCGGATCACGGAGTCGACCGGCTTCGAGCCGGAGTTGTCCGCGCCGGCCTCGACGACGTCGACCACCCGGTCGTAGTCGGCGGCGAGACGGTCCGGTGCGTCCCCGGTACCCGGCCCCCGCTCCGGGTCCCGCGTCACGTCGGTCGGGGGCGTCTCGCCGGGGGTCGACTCCTCGGAGCCGAAGAACGAACAGCCCGCGAGCGCACCCGCTGTCCCGGCCGCGAGCGTCTGCAACACCCGACGGCGGGTGATGGACTCAGGACTCGGTGGTTGCCGCGTCACGTCCGAAGAACGCGGTGGCTTCGGTTTGGTTATGATCCACTAACGACGGCTAGGCTCCGCCTTCGGCACGCCTCGGCCGTCGACGCCCGGCGAATCGCGACGGCGGCGCCGGCCCCCGATCAGTCGGCGGAGGCTTCCGGCTGCTGGCCGTCGGTCGTCACGCTGTCGCCCTCGATCCGGTCCTCGGTGTCGACGGCCTCGGGTTCGGCCACGACCGTCCGGTCGGCGAACCGACCGTGTTCGAGGACCGCGCCCAGCAGGAAGGCGAGACAGCCGACGACCGAGAGCGCGAGGGCGTTGCCGACGCTCCGTGCGGTCCCGTCCGAGCTGACGGCTTCGGCGAGTGCGAGAACGACGCCGGCGGCCCCCGTGACTAGCCCACTCGCGTAGGCGAGCCAGGTCGGGTGGAGCGGGCCGCGGAGGTACTGCTCGCGGAGGCGACCGAGGAAGTTCGACAGCAACATCGTGGAGACGCGCGGGACGTACGTCGACAGGGAGATGTGACTCTCCTCGTCGTCGTAGGCGGCTTTCCGGGGGACGTCGGCGACCCGGAGGCCTTCACGGTTGCACTTGACCAGCAGGTCGTTGCAGTAGCCGTAGAACTCGTACATCTCCTCGATCTCGACGGCTTCGAGCGCGTCGAGCGAGATGGCGGTGTAGCCGTTCTGCGGGTCGCTCGCCCCCCAGTAGCCGCTGGCGATCTTCGTCAGCAGGGTCAAGACCCGGTTGCCCAGCAGTCGAAAGCGCGGCATCTCCCGCGCCGTGTCGGGGTCGTGGAGGCGGTTCCCCTTCGCGTAGTCGGCCCGGCCCTCGACGATGGGATCGATCACGGCGGCCAGTCCCTCGGGGCGCATCTGTCCGTCGCCGCCCATGACCGCGGTCACGTCGATCTCGTCCTCGCGGGCGTGGATGTAGCCGGTCTTGATCGCGCCGCCGACGCCCCGGTTCTCGTCGTGACGGATCGTGACGACGCGCTCGTCGAACCCGGCGGTGCCGTCGGTCGACTCGTCGACCGCGGTCGCGGCGGCGGTGATCTCCGTCCACGTGCCGTCGGTGCTCCCGTCGTCGACGACGTATACGCGGTCGACGTACTCCGGGACCGTCCGGATCACGTCACCGACCAGGCCCGCCTCGTTGTACGCGGGGACGACGACCGCGATGGTGTGGTTCCTGTACATCTTAGGTCCGGTCGAACGCCGCGGCTGCCGTCCTGTACACGTGCATCCTGCGCCTCGAAGGCCGTTGCGAGCATTGTTATGGGGAACTTGTTTCAGACGATCCCTTCCGCGGCGTTCGGCGCTCACTACGGCCACCCGATCGTATAAAGAGTGGCTCGGTCGCAGGTGCCGGGCCACGGATCGACGACGAACCCACCGCTTCGCACCCGCTACGGTCGGAATGGCGGTCGCACGTCCACTCTCCCGCAGCCGCGGCCGAAGTACGCACCTCGTTACTAAGCCCGGTCGTTCCCCACCTCCGACGATGAAGGTCCGCGCTTTTGCCCCCCGTCGTGACGTGGTACGCCGTCGATCGGATCGCTGGTACACCGCCGGATACCGGCGGTGTCGGACCACCGCCACGTCGGTCGGGCGATAACATGTGGCCGTGGGAACACGCGGCCGTCGGGTACGTCGGCTACTCGCTGGCGTTGCGGGCGGTGGGACGTCGCCCACCCTCGGACGCGGGCGCGGTCGCGCTGCTCGTCGGGACGCAGGTGCCGGACCTGATCGACAAGCCGCTGGCGTGGTGGCTGGGCGTCCTGCCCGCCGGCCGGTCGCTCGGCCACTCGCTTCCCTTCGCCGTCCCGGTGGTCGTGAGCGTGCTGATCGCGACGCGGGCCCTCGACCGCGATGCACTGGGCGCAGCGTTCGCCGTCGGCTACCTCTCACACCTCCCCGGTGACGTGATCTACCCGGTGTTGCTCGGCGACGGGCCGGCGCTGTCCTTCCTCCTGTACCCGTTCGTCGAGATCCCCCCGGACGCGACGCCAGGCGCGCTCGCGAAGGTGAGTGACCTCCTCGCAGGGTTCGGATCCTTCCTGGCGACGCCGCACGGGACGCTGTATCTGATCGGCGAAGTAGGACTGCTGGTGCTCGCGGTGGCCGTCTGGATCTGGGACGGCTGGCCGGGGCTGGGACTCTTCCGCAAGCAGGTCCGACGGGCGATGGCGGGGTGATCGGATCGTCGAAGCGCCGTCCGAGCTCGGTTTGCGGGCTATAACAATACGCGGATCCGTCGAACACGGCGTCGACCGACTTCCATGACACGACGGAAACCTAGCTTCGCTCTCGTCGCACTCCCACTGGTGGTCGCGCTCGTCCTGTCGGTCCCGGTGGCAGCAGCCCCGACCGACGGGGAACGCGCCCGGTGGGGCTGTCCCGGGTGTTCGTGGCAGACGGACGCGCCGAACGGTTCGGACGGGAACCCGCTCGGGTTCATGACCGCCGACGCGAGTCGGGAGTCGCCGACGACGTTCCGCGTCACCGTCCGTGACGCCGGACTGGCACAGAGCGCGGACGCGGAGCCGCCCACCGGTGTCGGACAGGTCGACAACGGCGGACTCCGCGGACTCTCGATCCAGTCGAACGGGGGTCCCTCGGCCTTCGAGCTCCGGGTCGAAGCCGTCGGCTCGCTCGACAACTTCTCGACTGCGGCCAGAGGGGAGATGGCGCCGCCGGCCGGACTCGACAGGCCGCTCCTCTACGTGAACGCGACCGCGAACGCGCCGGGCGAGTCGTTCACGGTCACCTACGAGTTCGACGCCGAGCGCGACGATCTCCGCGACGACGACGCGAGCGTCGACGACCTGCGCGTGCTCGCCTTTCGCGACGGGCGGTGGCGAACCCTCGGGAACGCCACGCGATCCCCGGACGGGAGCGACGCGGTGGTTCGGGTGACAACCTCCGGGACGGTCCCGCTGGCGTTCGGATATCCGCACCGTGAACTGGTGGTGACGAACCTCAGCCAGCAGGGGAGACTGTTCGCGAACCGGACGGGCTCGATCCGTGCGACAGTTGAGAACCGCGGCCACAGCGCCGGTCGGGAACAGTTCGAGATCGAGACGCGCAACGACACGATCCTCCGGAACCACACGATATTCGCCGCGGCGGGCCAGCGCCGAACCGTCGACGTCCCCGTCCGGTTCCCGAGTCCCGGCGAGTGGCCAGTCGAGATCGACGAGGGGGAAACGACAGTTCGGGTAGAACGGCCACGGCCGGCCTTCGTGGTCTCGAACCTGTCGCTGTCGAGTGATCGGATCGCGCCGGGCGAGTCGGTGACGGTCCGGGCCACCGTCAGAAACGATGGGCAGGCGGACGGGGCAGACGTGGTCCGGTTCCGGACGTTCGACACCGTCGTCGACGCGGAGCGGCTGACGCTCCAGCGGAACGCGACGAGGCAGGTGACGTTCAGCCAGCGCTTCGACGTGGCGGGCACCTACAGGGTCGGCGTCGGCAACCGGAGCCGGACGGTCGTGGTCGGGAGCGGCGGACAGCCGCCGGTCGAGACCACAGGCGAGCGCGAAACTCCGGGTGATCGACCCGACGGCGACGTGCCAGTGACGGTCCGGTGGGCACTCGTCGTGATCGGTGCGGGAGCGGTGCTGGTGTTCGGCCTAGCGGCGCTGGGCCGTGTCGTTCGCCGCTCCTAGGCCGGTCGAGACGTTGAGCCAGAGCTGGAGGTGCCGGTCGGCGGTCGCGGCGGACGGATCCTCGGGCGCGTCACCGCGATAGAGGTAGTAGACCAGCCGCTGGTTGGCCCCTGCCCGCTGTGGGCGGATGCGGTGGGGCTGGTACCACGTCTGTCCGGATTCGACGGTCCGGGAGAATCGGGTGCGCTCGGACTGTGAGAGGACGCGGATCCGGTCGTCGTCGGTGACCTGAACCTGCTGGAGTTCCGCGACGACGGTGTATCTCGCGGCGTCGCGGCGCTGGTTCTCGACGCTGACGGTGAGATTGGCCGACTGGCCACGGGTGACGTTGGTGGGATAGTCGCCGCTGACGTATCCCGAACTCCCGTTGTCAGTGAGGAGGGCGAACTCGGTGTACTCGGCGTCGGGCTGGGGTGTGGCGACGGCGTAGGCCCCCGCAGCGAGGCCGAGCAGGACGCTGAGCGCGAGCACGACGTTCACGGCGGTGGTGAGCGCGGAGCCACCCGTCAGGAACGCGCGGGACTGGGCCAGCCAGCGGCCGACCGGGACGCTGTACCGGTGGTCGGCCGGGAGCCGGAGCCGTCGAATCCACCCGACGACGGTCCCCAGGACGACGAACACCGCGACGCTGGCGACGATCCGCGACGTGGAGAGCGGGCCGGCGACCGCGACGGCCAGGGCCAACAGCGGGAGCACCGTCACGCTCGCGCCGAACGCCAGCAGGAGCCGTTCGGCGAACGTGGTGGGCGCGAACCGCGACCCACCGGCGTGCGCCGAGGCGGGAACGACGGCCGCGAGGAGGACGTATCCGGGGGCGAAAAACAGGAACGCGGCGCCGAGCAGGACACGGACGAGCGGCACGTCGGGCGTGACGCGCAGGTTCGTCGCGACGAACAGGACGACCGACGCGACCAGGAGGAGGTCGAACGGCACCGCACGAACCGCACGCCCGATCCGGCCCCAGGACGGTGATTCGGTACTCATGGCCCGTTCGCCCCGGTTAGCCACCGCTCGGTGTCGTATCTACGCCGAGACATCAGTGGCAGGGCCTACAGCCGAATCGGGCTTTGTTATGGCTTGGTTACGTCCGATGCAGATCTGCGGAGCGGTCAGGCGGAGGTCCCGACGCGCTCGGCCGGCGGCGCGGATTCGAGCGCGGAGAGCAGCGCCTCGACGGAGATCGTGTCGTCCTCCATCCGGCACGGGAGGACGAGTTGCAGGTCCCTGTCGACGTAGACGCCGAGACAGAGCCGGGGCAGGACGATCTTCCGGAACTCCTCGTCGGTCGTGCTCGAGGTGACGGTTCGCTCCTCGAACGGCGACTCGACGGGCACGTCCGCGTCGGCAGCCCAGGTCCGGAACTCCTCGATGCGGTCGAGTATCCGCTCGCCGGCGTGGGTTTCACCGCAGTGACCTTCCGGACAGACGGCTTTCCCCCAGATATCGACCGAGACGGTCTCGACGACCCCCTTTCGCTCCAGTCGCGATAGCTCCTTCAGGAGCCCCTCCTGTTGCTCGCGCACGCCGATCGGCGGCGCGAACGACCGCAGAAACACCTCGATCCGCGGCGGGCGTCCGCTGCGGAGTGACCGTGTCTTCGCCGTCCACCACTCACTGGTTTGGTCTGAACTGCGTCTCATTGTTACCCGTCCCTGGTTCCTGCCCAGGGTCACCGGATACCCCGCCCCGACTGTGCTTAAGTATCTCGACCGTTCGGTCCGATTGCCGTCGGTTAATTTCGGTCCAAACCGACGATAACGCGTGTATAGAGCAGGCGTCCACGGCGAATACCGTCGATACTCACGTGTAAGGAATCGGAAGCCGACGGAAGAGCGCCAATATGGACCGATCGAGCCGTAAGTAGTTCTTACGGCCCGGATCGAGCGCGTGAGACGAAGGCAGCGGGGAACCAGTGGATACCTGATCGGGTCCGGCGGGGCTCCCCCCAAGTCGGAACGGTGGCGAACCGCTCCGAGGCCGTGTGGCACGTCACGCAACTGTGCGTGTGACCCTCTGCGAGGGCCCATCCGGACGAACGGCCGAGTCCACTATTGTTATTCACTCGGTACGACGCTCGACGATCCGGTCGCCGTTCCGGACAGCCGCTGGATAACCTGACTATACTAATCACCACGAACGATGATGAGAGACTGTGCCACCGACGTGGTGGCCATCCACCATGACACAGTACGCTGACGTGGAGAACACTGGTGCACCGCTGGTTCCATTGCTCACCGATCGCACTGGTCGCGGTGACGGGACCGGTGAACTGACCGCCGGCGAGGTCGTCTGGCGGCTGGACACGGAGTGACGACCGGCGCTCGACACCGCCCGGATCCAGCGCGTTCCCCCGGTTCGGCGGCTCGCTCGCCGGTCGAAAACGCCACATAACGATACTCCCGGCAGCCGATGGATACAGTGCCGCGTCGGCGGTGACACAGTGGAAGGGTAGCTCAGTGGCAGAGCACCGTCGTGACCCTCGGTCCGACGGCGGCTGCAAGGCCCCGCGTGGTTCGATTCCCGCCCCTTCCGTGTCCTCTTTTGCACGTTACGCCGTCCGCCGTCGATTCCACCGACTAGAACGCTCCTACACACACCGGGTTTCCGGTGAAAGTTCCCGTCCGAGCGCTTCGATCCGTGAGTCGAGCGAGCGTGTGTGAAGCACAACCGATCCTCACAGGACACGCGTAGTAGCCGCCCCCTACCCGGAACAGCCGGCGTCCGGACACACCGGGTTTCCGGTGAAATCGCGTTCACAGAACCCGATAACGCTATTCGTGAAAGATATAGTATGTGATTCTACCCGGACTCGAAGACCGGTATTAGACCCGAGAATTCACGTAACCGACCTTTTTCACCGGAAACTCGGTGTGTTAATGTAACATTTCCATTCGTTTCGTGCTGTATTATTGTCGGGCAGTGGTCAGGTACGTGGACCGACACCGTGTTTCCGGTGAACCGAATCGGGGGTATTGACGGCGTGTCTATCAGAATAATAGTATACTTTCCGATGGATGCCGACCGGCCCAATTTTCGCCTTTCGTTCTACCTCGCTCTCGATTTCACCGGAAGTCCGGTGTCCAGATTTCGGGGAAAAAGTAAAGACGGGTCCACCGGAAACGCGGTGTGAGAGGATGTCCGAATCCGACGATCTGTTCATCCGGGAGGATCCGATTTTCGCGAACAAGGAGCTACTGGAGATCAACCACCTCCCGGACGAGGGGCGGATCGTCGGTCGCGACGAGGAGATCAGCCAGCTGGCGAACGCCGTCAACCCCGCCATCTTCGGCCAGAGTCCCAGTAACATCCTCATCTACGGGAAGACGGGGACGGGCAAGTCCCTGTGTGCGAAGTACGTCTCCCAGCGGCTGATCCGGACCGCCGACGAGGAGGGCGTGACGGCCGCGTTCGCCTACGTCGACTGCGCACAGGACTCGACGGAGACGCAGGCCGTCCAGACCATCGCGAGCGCACTGAACGACCGGGAGACGACCGATATCAAGATTCCCGACCGCGGGATCAGCACGGCGACGTACTACAAACGGCTCTGGTCGATCCTCGACGCGCGGCTGGACGTGGCGCTCGTCATTCTCGACGAGATCGACAAACTCGATTCCGACGACATCCTGATGCAGTTGTCGCGTGCGGGCGAGGCGGGCAAGATCGACGAGTGCAAGATCGGCGTGATCGGCATCAGCAACAAGATCAAATACAAAGACCGGATGGACGAGCGGGTCAAGTCCAGCCTCTGTGAGCGGGAGTTCGTCTTCCCCCCATACGACGCGACGCAGTTGCGCTCGATCATGGACGCCCGCAGCGACGCGTTCCGGGAGGGCGTCCTCGAGGAGTCCGTCGTGCCACGGGCCGCGGCGCTGGCGGCCAAGGAACACGGGGACGCGCGGAAGGCGATCGACATCCTGCGGTACGCCGGCGAGATCGCCCAGGCCAACGACGTGGGGACCGTCCGCGAGGAGTTCGTCATTCAGGCCCGCGAACGGGCCGAGACCGACCGATTCCGGGAACTCATCCGCGGGTCGACACCGCACTCCCGGCACGTCCTGCAGGCGCTGACCGTTCTCTCGCTGGACGAGACCGACGAGGAGGCGTTTCGGACGACACGGGTGTTCGAGGTGTACCAGCAGATTTGCCGGCAGGAGGGGGCCGATCCGCTCTCCTTGCGCCGCGTCCGGGACCTCCTGAAAGAACACGCCTTCCTGGACATCATCGAACAGTCACGACACAGCGGTGGCAGTGCGGAAGGGAGTTACACGGAACACCAGTTGCTGGAGGATCCGCACGTCGTCAAGCGCGTTCTGGCCGAAACCGTCGAGTCCTGAATCCCGCGAGTCGGTCGAAGCAGGTAAGAGGACGGACTGGATACCGAACGTATGGCCGATAAGTCGATCAGCTACGCTCTGGTTCGGGAAGTCGCTGCGGAGAAGGGGGTCGATCCGGAAGCGCTGGTCCCGCTCCACGACGTGATCGATCCGGACGCGCTCGAATCGATGTTCGACAACACCGACGGATCGACGCTTCGGAACGGCCACCTCTCCTTCAGCTACGAGGGTTTTTCCGTCAGAGTGGACGACGACGGCTCCGTCTCGCTCACGTCAGCTCCCTACGACGAGTAGAGCGACCGTGCCGACGTGTCGTGTGCGTTCTGTTCGCACGATACCTATCAGGAATTATTGACAGGAGCCAAATAACTGGCGGGCGAGGGGATACACAGATGTCAAGCGAGCGTTCACGGGGTGCTCTGGAGGGGCTGCCGGAGTCAGCCGTGTTCCCCGTCGCGCTAGTCTGTCTGTTGGTCGTCTCGTCACTGGCGTTCGCCACGAACTACGACATTCTCGGTGCCATCGGCGTGGTGCTGCTCGCTATCCTCTCGCTCGTCTACGGCGCGCTCCAGATGCCCGAGCAACTGGACTAGAACAGACCGAGAACGACAGTACTCACCGCCTGTACGATCTGCTCCCAGATGGAGAATCCGACGGTGATCGACAGCACCGTGTCGAGTCCGAAGAAGGCGAACAGGCCGGCCCCGACGAAGTGCGCCTTCCTGAGGTCGAACGCGTGGGAGAACCGATAGAAAAACAGGGCGTTGGCGAGGCTCACGGGGATGATCGCCAGCATCTCGCCGACCCAGATAGCCGGATGTGCGCCGTACTGGATCGCGAGGCCGATCGTGACCAGCTGGGTCTTGTCGCCGAACTCGCCGACGGCCATCATGCTGAAGATCGGCAGGAAGCTCCCGAGCGTGGTCGGGACCGTCCCGATCACGGGGAGTTCGTACCCGTCGACGGCCTGGACGCCGGAGCCGTCCGTGTCCATCGGCTGGTCCTCGGGTGCCGGCGCGGACCGCCAGAGCGCCGCCGCGAAGAACAGGAAGAGGGCAGCGGTGATCGCGTCCAGATAGAGCCCGGGCAAAGCGTTGCTGACCGCCTGCCCGAACCAGATCTCGAGGGCCGTCCAGCCGGCGAAGGCGGTCCCCGCGGCGGCGACGACCACGAGCGGGTTGTAGCGCGTCGAGAGCCCGGCGATGAGAAACTGCACCTTCTCACCGGGCAACACGGCGAGCTGGGCGGTCATCGCGATCACCATGATCTCGAGGAAGCCGCTCATAATTCGGAGGCGTGTCGGGTGTCGGGCTGGTCCTGGGTATCGGTCTCGGCGGCCCGCGCGCCGATCGTCTCGGCGACCTCGTCGGGGAGGTCCTGCCGACCGTCGTCGTGGGAGACCGTCACCATGCCGATGGGTGCCTTCTCCTCGATTACGAGCCGACGACCGGGGACGATGCCCGCCTCGGCGAGGTACTCCAGTTCGTCCTCGTTCCGGTCACGGACGCGCGCGACGACGACGCACTCGCCGACGGGGAACGCCGCGAGCGGCCGGGTCTCGTCGGCGGCCGGCGGTTCGAGCGTGGCTTCCGGGATCGGATCGCCGTGCGGGTCGACCGCGGGGTCACCCAGTCGCTCGGCGATCCGCGCCTCGAACT from Halorientalis sp. IM1011 harbors:
- a CDS encoding GNAT family N-acetyltransferase yields the protein MHERSNSATATPSNSTSPTSGTSRTSDPGIRTRLTRTVPAARWNTLCDRAPTATPFHRYGFLQVLADRSGATLYPFVGLQDGRPVGLFPVFERSRGPVTTLFSPVPDHKVPYLGPVLLDLDETGADRERRRRSFLDAALSCLRERFGPSYVHVRTTPRYDDPRQFAWRGFDVSPQHTYVVDMTPDPDDLLDSFSSDARRNVRDPPADVEIREGGHDAIDRIIEQVIARHDEQGETYLVTPAYVRDLYDALSAGVVRPYEVRFEGAFVGGMVTLESGDTIYRWQGGAKPDADAPVNDLLDWHVMREARDRGREYYDLVGANNRRIAQYKSKFAPELATFYSMESSTRTMSLVSTLYKRFR
- a CDS encoding PIN domain-containing protein, with the protein product MSEAYVFDTEAIVAFLYDEPGHERVGELLSAVDSGAVRGLLSATNASEVYYLVARFEGTGDDEPTPESLRTADRDLRTLRRAGVSVERADWRVAGEVKADGSISLADAYAVALAATEDATLVVGGDDDFDSLPVDVDIERFRDHGV
- a CDS encoding AbrB/MazE/SpoVT family DNA-binding domain-containing protein, whose protein sequence is MSSNTAEAEVVRVSQKGQATIPKSLREKFGIETPGEVFVYEEGDRIVIEPVPTLEELHGIHAGEREPGAVTAKVRELKAAEKRREADRVEDLRPSSGE
- a CDS encoding glycosyltransferase family 2 protein, with product MYRNHTIAVVVPAYNEAGLVGDVIRTVPEYVDRVYVVDDGSTDGTWTEITAAATAVDESTDGTAGFDERVVTIRHDENRGVGGAIKTGYIHAREDEIDVTAVMGGDGQMRPEGLAAVIDPIVEGRADYAKGNRLHDPDTAREMPRFRLLGNRVLTLLTKIASGYWGASDPQNGYTAISLDALEAVEIEEMYEFYGYCNDLLVKCNREGLRVADVPRKAAYDDEESHISLSTYVPRVSTMLLSNFLGRLREQYLRGPLHPTWLAYASGLVTGAAGVVLALAEAVSSDGTARSVGNALALSVVGCLAFLLGAVLEHGRFADRTVVAEPEAVDTEDRIEGDSVTTDGQQPEASAD
- a CDS encoding metal-dependent hydrolase — protein: MWPWEHAAVGYVGYSLALRAVGRRPPSDAGAVALLVGTQVPDLIDKPLAWWLGVLPAGRSLGHSLPFAVPVVVSVLIATRALDRDALGAAFAVGYLSHLPGDVIYPVLLGDGPALSFLLYPFVEIPPDATPGALAKVSDLLAGFGSFLATPHGTLYLIGEVGLLVLAVAVWIWDGWPGLGLFRKQVRRAMAG
- a CDS encoding DUF1616 domain-containing protein; protein product: MSTESPSWGRIGRAVRAVPFDLLLVASVVLFVATNLRVTPDVPLVRVLLGAAFLFFAPGYVLLAAVVPASAHAGGSRFAPTTFAERLLLAFGASVTVLPLLALAVAVAGPLSTSRIVASVAVFVVLGTVVGWIRRLRLPADHRYSVPVGRWLAQSRAFLTGGSALTTAVNVVLALSVLLGLAAGAYAVATPQPDAEYTEFALLTDNGSSGYVSGDYPTNVTRGQSANLTVSVENQRRDAARYTVVAELQQVQVTDDDRIRVLSQSERTRFSRTVESGQTWYQPHRIRPQRAGANQRLVYYLYRGDAPEDPSAATADRHLQLWLNVSTGLGAANDTAQRR
- a CDS encoding HTH domain-containing protein, with the translated sequence MRRSSDQTSEWWTAKTRSLRSGRPPRIEVFLRSFAPPIGVREQQEGLLKELSRLERKGVVETVSVDIWGKAVCPEGHCGETHAGERILDRIEEFRTWAADADVPVESPFEERTVTSSTTDEEFRKIVLPRLCLGVYVDRDLQLVLPCRMEDDTISVEALLSALESAPPAERVGTSA
- a CDS encoding orc1/cdc6 family replication initiation protein → MSESDDLFIREDPIFANKELLEINHLPDEGRIVGRDEEISQLANAVNPAIFGQSPSNILIYGKTGTGKSLCAKYVSQRLIRTADEEGVTAAFAYVDCAQDSTETQAVQTIASALNDRETTDIKIPDRGISTATYYKRLWSILDARLDVALVILDEIDKLDSDDILMQLSRAGEAGKIDECKIGVIGISNKIKYKDRMDERVKSSLCEREFVFPPYDATQLRSIMDARSDAFREGVLEESVVPRAAALAAKEHGDARKAIDILRYAGEIAQANDVGTVREEFVIQARERAETDRFRELIRGSTPHSRHVLQALTVLSLDETDEEAFRTTRVFEVYQQICRQEGADPLSLRRVRDLLKEHAFLDIIEQSRHSGGSAEGSYTEHQLLEDPHVVKRVLAETVES
- a CDS encoding HalOD1 output domain-containing protein is translated as MADKSISYALVREVAAEKGVDPEALVPLHDVIDPDALESMFDNTDGSTLRNGHLSFSYEGFSVRVDDDGSVSLTSAPYDE
- a CDS encoding TMEM165/GDT1 family protein, which produces MSGFLEIMVIAMTAQLAVLPGEKVQFLIAGLSTRYNPLVVVAAAGTAFAGWTALEIWFGQAVSNALPGLYLDAITAALFLFFAAALWRSAPAPEDQPMDTDGSGVQAVDGYELPVIGTVPTTLGSFLPIFSMMAVGEFGDKTQLVTIGLAIQYGAHPAIWVGEMLAIIPVSLANALFFYRFSHAFDLRKAHFVGAGLFAFFGLDTVLSITVGFSIWEQIVQAVSTVVLGLF
- a CDS encoding metal-dependent transcriptional regulator, with the protein product MLSDVMEDYLKGIYELQREHGAPVKPSLIADSLDVTAPTVTSMMEKLEDRGLVAREKYKGVELTDEGETVAVEIIRHHRLLEAFLVDHLDYEWTEVHEEADVLEHHISEEFEARIAERLGDPAVDPHGDPIPEATLEPPAADETRPLAAFPVGECVVVARVRDRNEDELEYLAEAGIVPGRRLVIEEKAPIGMVTVSHDDGRQDLPDEVAETIGARAAETDTQDQPDTRHASEL